Genomic DNA from uncultured Acetobacterium sp.:
TCATAGTTAAGATCAGTCTCTCCAAAAGACATTACCATGGTGAGAATCGTATCTGCCATATTCCCGAGGGGTGCACGGTCAATATGATCTCGCATAAAAGTCCCAACCACTTTTGTTCCAACCCCCAGGGTTGAGCTTATCTCGAAAAATCCGCCGCATGCTTCCGCTGCTGCTTTGAACAGGGATAAACCCAGTCCAACTCGTCGGGTTGTTCTGGTCGTAACAAAAGGATCAGTAATATTTTGAAGCCTATCAGCCGGTATTCCACATCCATCATCTTCGATGATAATGGTGAGTTCATTATTTGCCAAGGATTCAATAATCACTAATTTAACAAGCTTCGCCTGTGCTCTGATGGAATTCTGTGTAATATCTAATATGTGAAGGGACAATTCTTTCATAACTGTTAACTAAAATTTTTCTAGGATTCCTGGAATTTCATCTACGGTCAAACGTCCAAATACTTCCTCATTAATCATCATTACTGGAGCTAAACCACAGGCGCCAACACATCGTGTTGCATCAACTGACCATTTTCCATCTTCAGTTGTGTCACCAACAGCGGTTCCCAGAATGCTGTTAACTTTGTCAATAATTGGTTGGGAGCCTCTAACATAACAAGCTGTTCCCAAACAGATGCCAATTTTGAATTTTCCTTTTGGTGTAAGTGTAAATTGTGAATAAAATGTTGCCACACCATAGACTTCTGTTAAGGGGATCCCTAACTCATCTGCGATGGTTCCCTGTAGTGCAAGTGGTAAGTAGCCGTACTTTTCTTGTGTTTCTTGCAGAATTTGCATTAAACAACCTGGTACTTCTCTGTGCTCGGCGACTATTGCCTTTACTACGTCCAAATTTTCAACTGGTATTAATTCAGCCAATTTTCAAACCTCCTAATTAAATCGTGCAAACCTTTACGCATTGATTGCATATTTTCTAACGAGGTCATTATAACACATAACGAAATCTTTCGTTATATTAATAACAGATAAATTTTTTACTCTTTTTACACCAAAATTTAATGAAAACCTTTAACTTTTTTGATTTTTGAAGTAAAATTTCTACTCATTTGTTTTTTTTTCAAATAAAGTGTAATAATTTTGCACAAAAAAAGTAGGTATTTTTTTAAACACCTACTTTTGCGATAAACTACCGCACCGACCAATTAGCCTAAATAACGTATTAGCGTTTGCCGCTGCATGTCTGGTAGTTCTAAAAAATACTCCCGTTCGGCCATGTCTTCCAGTTGATGGGCATCGGAGCCATGAATAAACTGATAGTCTTTAAAAAACCGAAAATTGTTTAAGACATTCTCGAAAGTTTCCTTCTTTGAAACTTCACACGTCTTAATATCCAACTCCAGGGGAATAAAACCCAACGAGGCAATCAAGCTATAAGACTTTCGGTCGATATGAGCGGGAACCATGACGCCCCCGAGATCCGTGACAATTTGCCAGAGCTGATCCACGCCAATATCGGTGGCTGAAATAAGCAGCTTATCGACCTCACCAATGATGTTATCATTCTTGTCCATGATGTATTGGGGACCGAATAATGCTTTTTCATTTATAACATCCGGCAAGTGATCATAAATGATTTTATCCAACTCCATGGCCGCTTCCAGGGTTGGCAGATAAGCCAGAATATGAGCTTCTTCTTTGGTGGTGACTTCAATTCCCGGAAGAATACAAATCCCTTTTTCCAGTTCTTTTGCCAATTCTTTGGCAACAGCCATAATAGCCGGCAAATTCTTGGCGGTATTATGGTCGGTTACGGCAATAAAATCAAGTTCTTTGATAAGCGCCATATTGACAATGTTATTGGGAGTCATCTCTTCTTCTCCACAAGGAGACAAGACTGAGTGGATGTGGAGGTCTATGGCTACCTTTTCCATTTTATACGCCGGCGTTTCCTAGTATTTTACAGACTTCATAGGCATTGAGGCCGGTGATGATAACGGGAATGTCTTCGATGATCGCACGTTCTAATGTACTTTCTTCCACTTCAGCGCCTTCGGGAATGATGACACAGGTCATTTCAAGGAGGGTTGCCACTGCAATGATATTGACATGGGTCTGAATCGTTACCCAAGCACATTCGTTGCCGGCATTAGCCATAACCCAGCTTAATAAATCACCAACGTAACCACTTTTAATCACCCCTTCGATTCCAACCTGGGGATTGAGACACTTGAATTCTTTGTTTTCTAATAATTCACTAACCTTCATTCATATTCTCCTTTAAATTTGCATATGTTATCCATAAAATAGATTTGATAATCTTTCAGGTTGTTGATAAAATTCTTTACTGTCTAATGGTGACATTTTTTACTCTTTCTTGTTCAGGGGTTTTTCGGTGGGGTGTTCCACTTGCAATAGTTCATTGGTTAAAACTGAGAGATCTCTAACCCGGTCTTTTAAGACAAAAACGCAGTCGATTTCTTTGGCTTTTCCGGCCACGATATCTTCGGCTAGAGCCCGACAGCCTGGAGCGCCGCAGGAACCGCAGTCCAGACCGGGAAGTTTATCTTCCAGTATTTCGATTTGTTTCATTTTGGCAATGGCTTTATTGATGTCCTGATCCAAGGGAACCGGGCTTCTTGGCAGAATGCGTTCTTTAATGTGCATCATGCCAGAGTTGTAGATGCTTTTTACATATTCATCTGACATATGAACAATGGATGTCTGCTTCATTTTTTTGGCCCGATCCTGAATATACATTTTGGCCACATAATTATTCTCTACTGTCAGACAACCGCCGACACAACCGCCGATACAGGCCAGACCTTCGAAAAACTCAATGGTATCCAGTTTACCGCATTCGATTTCTTCCAGGACGTTGATGACGTTCTGGATACCGTCGACATGGAGGACATTTTTATTTTTAAGATATTCACTTTCGCCGCCTGAAAGTGCCCAGGAACAGGATTCGGGAGTCGTATTATGGATGCCTTCCTGAATCGGGCAGTTGCCGATGTGGCTGGAGAGATCGCTGTAAATATCTTTGATGGCAATGGCGCCATCAATCAGATCATATTTATCATATTCGGTGGTAGCCGGATTATTGACCATGGTAGCTTTTGCCGCACAGGGAGTAACAAAAAAGACGCCGATTTCGTCGTTTTTAAAATTGCCTTCTTCACGCAACCGTTTTCGCACCAGTCTGGCGGTCATGGCCATGGGTGATTTTAATCGACAAATGTTGTCAGTGAGTTCGGGAAACCGCACCTGGATCAATTTAACAACCGCCGGACAGGCGGACGAAATTAATGGTTTGGGATAGCGTTTAGCATGGTATTCATATTTGAGGGCTTGCCCAACTACCTCAGCGCCATAGGCCACTTCCACTACCTCATCAAAACCAAGGGCTTTAACGGCCGAAAGGATCTGCGTAATGGAATATTTCGGTTTAAATTGACCGATGATTGCCGGCGCCACTAAGGCAACCTTATATTTATAATTCTCCTTTTTTGAGAGGAGATCTGTTTTTGCCAGCTTGGCATGATGGGGACAAATGCGTATACACTCCCCGCAATCAATGCATTTCGACTCATTAATAATTGCTTTTCCACCTCGAACTCTGATGGCTCCGGTGGGACAGCTTCTGAGACAGGTGGTACATCCCAGACATTTTTCCTCATCAAGGTATACAGAATGAAGTAATTTTTCCATATGCCTACCTTCTTTCTGTTTAAACTAAAAATTTCATGACAATTTTTGTGCCTTTGCCAATTTTTGAAGTGATTTCAAAATTATCAGCATTATTCTTCATGTTGGGTAAGCCCATTCCGGCACCAAAACCCATTTGTCTGACTTCGTCACCGGCAGTTGACCAGCCTTCAGTCATGGCCAGGTTCAGATCCTGAATTCCCGGGCCGACATCCTCGATGGTTAAGATCAATTCTTTTTCGCCGACTTCCAGAATAATTTTACCACCAGATGAATGGATGGCTAGATTCATTTCGCCTTCATAGCCGGCAATGGATACTTTTCTGATAATTTTATTGGAAATTCCCAACTGTTGAAGGGTGTGTTTGATTTTTCTTGACGCTTCTCCGGCGGTTTCGAAATCGCCGCGTTTCACGTCAAAGATAAGTTCATAGCTCATCTAAGGTGAGCTCCTTTCAGACCGTTATTATAGAGAATGCCGCAGCTTTCGAAAAGAATATATTTGGTGGACATCACCATGAGATTTCTTTCTTTTGCCATTGCGATCATTTCCTGACTTGGCATTTTATTTCTGACAAAGATAATACTGTTCATGTTAGCCATATCTGCAGTGTTAAGAACCTGCTTGTTGACAAGAC
This window encodes:
- a CDS encoding PHP domain-containing protein, translating into MEKVAIDLHIHSVLSPCGEEEMTPNNIVNMALIKELDFIAVTDHNTAKNLPAIMAVAKELAKELEKGICILPGIEVTTKEEAHILAYLPTLEAAMELDKIIYDHLPDVINEKALFGPQYIMDKNDNIIGEVDKLLISATDIGVDQLWQIVTDLGGVMVPAHIDRKSYSLIASLGFIPLELDIKTCEVSKKETFENVLNNFRFFKDYQFIHGSDAHQLEDMAEREYFLELPDMQRQTLIRYLG
- a CDS encoding ATP-binding protein; amino-acid sequence: MSYELIFDVKRGDFETAGEASRKIKHTLQQLGISNKIIRKVSIAGYEGEMNLAIHSSGGKIILEVGEKELILTIEDVGPGIQDLNLAMTEGWSTAGDEVRQMGFGAGMGLPNMKNNADNFEITSKIGKGTKIVMKFLV
- a CDS encoding NAD(P)H-dependent oxidoreductase subunit E, coding for MAELIPVENLDVVKAIVAEHREVPGCLMQILQETQEKYGYLPLALQGTIADELGIPLTEVYGVATFYSQFTLTPKGKFKIGICLGTACYVRGSQPIIDKVNSILGTAVGDTTEDGKWSVDATRCVGACGLAPVMMINEEVFGRLTVDEIPGILEKF
- a CDS encoding ATP-binding protein; amino-acid sequence: MKELSLHILDITQNSIRAQAKLVKLVIIESLANNELTIIIEDDGCGIPADRLQNITDPFVTTRTTRRVGLGLSLFKAAAEACGGFFEISSTLGVGTKVVGTFMRDHIDRAPLGNMADTILTMVMSFGETDLNYEHDYNNQLFVFNTREIKETLNVESLNEPDILNWIREFVQEGLEEIMEEDIYGKVLSRTKSDS
- a CDS encoding [Fe-Fe] hydrogenase large subunit C-terminal domain-containing protein, whose protein sequence is MEKLLHSVYLDEEKCLGCTTCLRSCPTGAIRVRGGKAIINESKCIDCGECIRICPHHAKLAKTDLLSKKENYKYKVALVAPAIIGQFKPKYSITQILSAVKALGFDEVVEVAYGAEVVGQALKYEYHAKRYPKPLISSACPAVVKLIQVRFPELTDNICRLKSPMAMTARLVRKRLREEGNFKNDEIGVFFVTPCAAKATMVNNPATTEYDKYDLIDGAIAIKDIYSDLSSHIGNCPIQEGIHNTTPESCSWALSGGESEYLKNKNVLHVDGIQNVINVLEEIECGKLDTIEFFEGLACIGGCVGGCLTVENNYVAKMYIQDRAKKMKQTSIVHMSDEYVKSIYNSGMMHIKERILPRSPVPLDQDINKAIAKMKQIEILEDKLPGLDCGSCGAPGCRALAEDIVAGKAKEIDCVFVLKDRVRDLSVLTNELLQVEHPTEKPLNKKE
- a CDS encoding AraC family transcriptional regulator; amino-acid sequence: MKVSELLENKEFKCLNPQVGIEGVIKSGYVGDLLSWVMANAGNECAWVTIQTHVNIIAVATLLEMTCVIIPEGAEVEESTLERAIIEDIPVIITGLNAYEVCKILGNAGV